The Glycine soja cultivar W05 chromosome 19, ASM419377v2, whole genome shotgun sequence genomic sequence ACCAAAGTAAagcaatcaaattaaaattctttaaacaaatttattaagttcttatcttagatttacttgatttttaacttaattcaaTTCATGTTCATCAagtaacatttttgacattatCAAAAGCTTTATACATACATATGAAACATAAAAGTCTGCCAACTGTAGCATCTCAGAAGTCAAATAGTAGTGTATTACTTGCATGTGTTATGTCTTAGAACAGAGAACccacctcaaaaaaaaaaaaaaaaaagaagtgcaGCGAAGAGAAATGAGATTTAAACATTATATTTATAAGTTTAGGAAGAAGTGCAATAGTGTCTGCTTAAGATGTCAGCATGTGAcacctctattttttttagaactctaaaatatatattatttatttacgtCAAAAGTCATTAATTGTTagggacaaaaaataataattttaaattttggagtaatgaaaaaaatgatttacaagaatcaaaattaaaagtcaCTCATTTTACATGAATAAAAACagtgatttcaaaaaatataataaaattagataaGCAAAAAGGTTTATTTTTAAGAAGAGAGTTGTACAGGAAGCACGATGTTGTTCTCCATCCAAAAATACTCCTCCCCAGCAAAGAACATACGTTGCCTCCAAATCCAACATaaagctaaaaaagaaaaaaggaattgTACATAATAATAGCATAACAAGTTAACAACAGCTAGCTGGTGAACGGCTTCTAATAAATCCCCAATAACATGACGCACGAGAAAGCCAAGTCAATGTTTGATACATCAACAATGAAAAAGATGCcaaagcataaaataaaatataattgacaTGAGGTGTCTAAGATTTCCCAGAAGATTTGGACAGAATTGCTAATAATTAAATGTGAAGCAATTATGAGCCCATAACGCATGCAGTTAGAAAATTTCTCCTGAAGGCATCatattatacatttatataCTCTAAACCTGAGGAGAAGTGAGTAGGATATAtatgaaaatcatattttttaaaaaagaaagcaaaatcaacactcattttataaaatggtGGCACAATCGTAAATCTTCTCTTCACCCTCATGATTCTTCAGACTTCTTTCTTTATATAGCAATGATTGATCTATTTAAGCATAATGAAAAGCATTACTGCACATCTCGATCTCCAGACTCCAGCTACAAGAAGCAACCTTAACTAGCAAAAATGGATTTTGTTCTAAATTACCTTAATGCCAATACAATTGGAGTTCTTTCGCTAATCCTCTTCTGTTTGTTTTTGTATCATCCCTTCAAATTTGCTCGAGGTAAAAAAGAGGCTCCCACAGTTGCAGGTGCATGGCCAATACTTGGTCACCTTCCACTGTTAAATGGTTCAGATATACCCCATAGAGCCTTGGGTGATTTGGCTGACAAGTATGGACCCATATTCACCATCAAACTTGGCGTCAAAAAGGCTTTAGTAATTAGCAATTGGGAAATAGCTAAGGAATGCTTCACCACAAATGACATTTTTGTTTCGTCTCGCCCTAAGCTTGTTGCCGTTGAGTACATGGGCTACAACCAAGCCATGTTAGGCTTTGCACCCTATGGTCCTTATTGGCGCGAACTACGAAAGGTTGCAACGTTAGAGATCCTCTCTAATCGCCGAGTGGAGCAACTACAAGATGTTCGTGTCTCTGAAGTTCAACATTCGATTAAAGATCTCTTCAATGTTTGGTGTAGCAAAAAGAACGAGTCTGGTTATGCATTGGTAGAGCTGAAACAATGGTTTTATCATTTGACATTCAACATGGTTCTTCAAATGGTCGTTGGGAAGCGATATTTCAGTGCTACAACTGTGGATGATCAAGAGATGGCTCAAAGATGTGTGAAAGCTGTGAAGGAGTTCATGCGTCTCATAGGGGTGTTTACAGTGGGAGATGCTATTCCTTTTTTGAGAAGGTTTGATTTTGGTGGCCATGAGAAGGCCATGAAAGAAACTGGGAAAGAACTGGATAATATTTTGGGTGAGTGGTTAGAGGAGCACCGACAAAACAGGTCTTTGGGTGAAAGTATTGATCGAGACTTCATGGATGTGATGATTTCCTTGCTTGATGGAAAAACAATTCAAGGGATTGATGCCGATACCATCATCAAATCCACTGTACTGGTATGTAGTAAGctatgattttgaaaaattaaagattaaagccAAGAAAACGTGACTAATACGtataaatttatgattagaatggtatatatatatatatatagtaaaagaGGTTAGTTTTTTGTTGGAGTATAGTAGATGAGTAAAAATCtaatttattaattgatttGAGATCCGTTGGAAATGTATTTTGATCAGAGGgatatcttttaaatttatgtaccagagatcgaaaagaagtgaaactacaataaaaaaaaaacaaaaatctttaGCATGTAAATATCATGTCCATTTGCtttgtgttttatttaattaaactcCTCACTTATGGGacattcttcattttcattacaTATGTTTGATTTGCAGGCAGTAATTTTAGGAGCAACTGACACAACCAGTACTACTCTTACGTGGGCAATATGCTTGATGTTGAGAAATCCTTTTGCGTTGGAAAATGTTAAAGCGGAACTTGACATCCAAGTTGGAAAAGAAAGATGTATAACTGAATCTGATATAAGTAAGTTAACATACCTTCAAGCTGTTGTCAAAGAAACTTTAAGATTATACCCTGCAGGTCCTCTCTCAGTACCTCGAGAATTCACGGAGAATTGCACTTTAGGTGGCTACAACATTGAAAAAGGAACACGTCTAATTACAAATCTTTGGAAGATTCACACAGATATTAATGTTTGGTCAGATCCATTAGAGTTCAAACCAGAAAGATTTCTCACCACCTACAAAGATGTTGATGTTAGGGGTCATCATTTTGAGCTATTACCATTTGGAGGTGGTAGAAGAATTTGTCCTGGAATATCCTTTGGCCTTCAAATGGTTCATTTAATTCTTGCTAGGTTTTTGCATTCCTTTCAAATCCTAAATATGTCAACTGAACCTCTTGATATAACTGAAACCTTTGGATCAACCAACACTATATCTACCCCACTTGACATTCTTATTAAACCATATTTATCTCCTAATTGTTATGTATGAAAGCATACGATCCATGTGTTAGCTGAGTGATATTGGTGTATAGTTTATTGTTGATCTATTCGATCTACTTCTATATTAAATAAGGTTTGCCTCAAATTATTTCAACAATGTATAATTGTtactttctttctattttatatgCCTGTATAATTGTCaagtttttttaactattaactATCATGAAGGAGGGAGTCTgcttgaagatttttttttgaggATTATTTGGTCACAATATCATTTATATTAAAgctgaattaattatttatttcgaCCCAAATTCATGTTCTTGTGATTGCAAACCTTTTCTTATTTCATTGgtatattgatattttaaactgtagttttttttcttatttcttataatttatattgatatttcTAGTTCACACTTACAAAGTTATTGATCTAAGTGTGATAGAATCCCCTTTCTAAGTAGGTACTCCTTTGTTAGTATTCTATCAATGACCACCTTCCATCCTCTTGCGAATGATGCTGATGTAACTTTTTGTATGTTATCTTCACAGTGTGTAGGATACAACATTGATAAGGGCAACCAACTTATTGTTTAACCCACTCAAATATAATCCTTTTTATATCTTTGCCAGCAAATGTTCCACTTCATTTCCATTATTGCAAAATTTAAGATTGATAATATTAGTTCTTAAATGATAAAagcactatttttatttttaaaagaaaaaagtttataacttattaatctttttatatcaattagtttttaatataatatgacAGTTTGTTAATCTTTCGGAAATCACAAAGCTATTTTACTCTATCAAATATGTTTGAGACACGTAAGACATATGACTAGTTTTTTTTGCTAAGAATGTAGAAAAATCCTCAGTGtgtttgtaaagaaaaaaaactagaaaaatcCTCAGTCAATAAGAAGAGtgtgataatatataattacttgTCAAGCAATTGCTAGTTGCTACTATTTTAtgcatgaaaattatttttggatacAAAAATAGGACAACAAAGAGTTATTCCTTTCATTTTAGGATATATTTTTAGATGTGTTcattaaaagtattaaaaaaataaaatatatagataattaCATACGATATATTGCTCATGGTGTTaactttttaatgtttaaatgaCCAAAGTGTATATTTATAACACTCATACAGGAAAAATATCTAACATGTATAGTCAATTTGTAATCTTATAAAGATTGCCTTTAGAACTTGACGTGTTTGCCAAGTTAAACATCTACAAGACTTTCCATTAATTtgactgtaaaaaaaaaaaaaaaagactttccATTAATATATTTGGAATTATAGAGGGAAAGAAGAAGTTTGCCTGGTTGCCAGTTCAACATCAAGTTAAATCAAacgaattttttaaaaaattaaattgattgtttatGTGTGATTATTGGTGTGTTTTGTCCTTATTTTGCTACTAGGAGAATTTGTCaaacaagctcacttgtattcAGGACAAAATTGAGTGCCGCACACTTTACTATTGTCTGTTGTCTGATAAATTACATTATTGTGTATTACTTTATACTTGTTCTTGCCAAAGAGCCTGATGGTAGAAACGTGCATCTAAAAAATGGGTGTAAATTAGGGTGGATAGagaaatatttttgaagaaaaataaggtttaaatatatttttagcagTTTAGACACGCAAACTACGGTTTAAAAACAATTCAATACTAACAACAAAATCTTAAACAAAGGCAAACGCCAAAAGCGACAAAGGTGGTGACAAATTGGACACAAGCAGCATGTGAGAATACTGATTCATGAACGAGATCTTCCGAATGCTAGAAGTGGCAATGAACGAAAAGGAGTGAACTCAGATGGTGTGTTTTCAAAAGAGGTGTATATTGGTTTCTTCtccaaaaaaatacaaagggTTTGATAGAACCAGATCGACGACAAGCACGACTTTTTATCGAGGCTGCTACCATGGCTGCTCCTGGCTTTGGAAGAACAGCAAGAGGCCTTTGTGGTCTCTTCACCATGACGGGACAGCCATGAACGATGACCGTAGTACTCGAAGGTCAAAAAGACTCCATCGGATTCCAGAGGTGCTATTCACAAACAAAGATGTTGttgacaataattttaattcttaaaaataaaaactaatccaaatgttgatttattttaaaaacaataaataaaaactcatctAAACTGATAAACAATTAAACGGTGTTTATATTTATAAGGTCAGTTTACCCTCTAAAAGAGATCGAAGCTCGCTTTACATGATCCAAATTTCATACAAGTGTTTGTTTGATGCTTTTATGcgtgattttgtttcttttgtaattttgtctttttaatttcattcttaCTTTACCAAAGAAAAGCATACTGTAGGTAATGTTCCACTTCATTTCCTTTCTGTATGCTCgaagtttttcttttaaggTCTTTCTCACAAATGATTAATTTCTTACACTCCTGTAAGGCCAGAAGCATGAACGAAGCAGTAGAGTTATCTGCATCCTTTATCTTTGATTTTTCATCTCCTGACATCTGAAGGATACCATCTCCAGTCTCTATTTGAATGACACGAACATATCTCCTTTTATAAAATCCTAAAGGAGGGGATTCAGAGCGTTTTGGACAACAACTTTCTATGTGAAAGAGAACCATTTTTAGGGCTCTTagctttaaattattatatactttttatgTTTGGATTTGATTATTATAATCAATCTATGAACAACTAATCTCTTTATCTGTCCAAGTTGGAAAtggttgaatttaattttatgtaatactctttttttaatactattcaattttattattcttcttctttccttaatGTCTGTTCTAGATTGATCGGATATTATTTGATCTTAGGAATTGCTAGTTTAATTGATAgacattcatttaattttcgaACTGAAAAGAGATTCTAATTGAGATTAATTATAGACATAGGTCAATATCAATTAGGTTCCTTTAAATTCTTAAATGTTGATGTTggtcatttataataatttacaaaaatattaggaCTTAATTTGAAGGACGTAGATTCCTCTGTATAAGACATCAAGGTTAGAAAATAACTCTGAAtgtgaaataaattaattacatgAATAACTAGATTAATTGATATTGTTTCATTGAAAAAGGGAGAAATCAAGTCTTATCTTAATTGTTCAAACTACTCATTCTCATAACAATATTGcgattatcttttatttattctcttttaattacttgtttttattcttatattgttcttttattattcAAACACAAACCATTGAGAAATATCCTTACAAAACCTTAGTCTTGTGATTGGACTTGCTTGAATAATTACTAGTCTTATGGGAGACAACCTGGACACATGTGTCCTAAACACTACTTCAAAACTTAATTTCACGTGTTCACACGAAAATTTCCTAACAACATGCACATTACACAAGTATTTCATCTAATAAGTGATATTTTAATATGAGTATTACATAGGATAAAtgttgttttaaataattataattataattcacgatacatagatatttttaaatttataaattatattataagaaagtttattcataataaattgtgatgtaatgttattttaaaattaaaatgcatcaatgattaagaaaatcaagtataaaaataaaaaaaaagaaaataatttgagTTGAAATGattagaaaacatattttatagtttttgtgGAGATGTGTAAACACACCTCCCAttaagagaaaagagagagtatagagaatatttaattaagagaaTAAGCAAAATGAgagtattaattaaaaacatttattcaaGAGTGTAAGGAAAGtgcaaattaaatatttcaatttatattataCGACTCATAAGGAGTATAcgaaacataaatataaaagataatataatgtgataaaaaaaatataataagataaaAGGAGTATAATATTAAGTGctagaaacaaaataattttttaatatcattatgcaaacaaacaaaatttcatTGACAATTTATTGGGTATCTGTtttcttaggcaatcatgttTGTAGCCACTAAATATGGATACAAGTTCCAGTAGATAGTCGATCCGTGATTCATGACTACATTGTGGAAGGCTAGTCTATTTTGCTAGACTCAACTCATGTAGGTCATCACCATCATTACTCTCTTCAGTCTTGACCAACTTTGATGGGTTATAATTAGTTTCTTCgttcatgttttttcttttaaggcCCTTCTCACAGTTGATTAATTGATTACGCTGCTGTAAGGCCAGAAGCATCAACGAAGCAGCAGAGTTATCCGCATTTACCTTGGATTTTTCATCTCCTGACATCTGAACGATACCATCTCCAGTC encodes the following:
- the LOC114399520 gene encoding cytochrome P450 82A4-like: MDFVLNYLNANTIGVLSLILFCLFLYHPFKFARGKKEAPTVAGAWPILGHLPLLNGSDIPHRALGDLADKYGPIFTIKLGVKKALVISNWEIAKECFTTNDIFVSSRPKLVAVEYMGYNQAMLGFAPYGPYWRELRKVATLEILSNRRVEQLQDVRVSEVQHSIKDLFNVWCSKKNESGYALVELKQWFYHLTFNMVLQMVVGKRYFSATTVDDQEMAQRCVKAVKEFMRLIGVFTVGDAIPFLRRFDFGGHEKAMKETGKELDNILGEWLEEHRQNRSLGESIDRDFMDVMISLLDGKTIQGIDADTIIKSTVLAVILGATDTTSTTLTWAICLMLRNPFALENVKAELDIQVGKERCITESDISKLTYLQAVVKETLRLYPAGPLSVPREFTENCTLGGYNIEKGTRLITNLWKIHTDINVWSDPLEFKPERFLTTYKDVDVRGHHFELLPFGGGRRICPGISFGLQMVHLILARFLHSFQILNMSTEPLDITETFGSTNTISTPLDILIKPYLSPNCYV